CCGGCAGTCCCCGGCCGAGCTCGCCCCGCGGCAGGATGTACTCGGCGTAATCATTCTGCGGGAAGTGCCGGCCACGCACCAACCGGCCGCTGAGATCGCGAGGCCCCTCGTCCCTCATGCGCACGCCCAGCGCCTTGAGGGTGAAGTCCGTCTTCTCCTCATTCATGCCCGACTCGAAGGAGGCGATGAGCGCGCCGCCGTCGGCCAGATAGGCCTCCAACTTCGCCGCAAACGCCTCTGCGACGGGGATGTGATCAGGGAGGATAAGGACCTTGTAGCGCGAGAGGTCGCTGGCGGAGTCCAGGATGTCGAACTGGTGAGCGCCCTCGGTCAGCATCCGTGTCGCGCCCATGATGGCCGGCGGGAGCTCCCACGGGCCGGCGCCGGCGAACTCCTCGGGCGTGAACACGCCGATCTCGGCGACGGGCTTCGCCCCCTTGCACCAGGGCTCCTTCCTCTCCACCTCGCGGTAGACCGAGCCCACCAGCTCGTACACGTGCGGATCGATCTTCCCCGATGGATGGAGCTGATCGCCGATGAGGCACTTGGCGCCCAGGGCCAGCATGCGGAAGACCTCGTATTGCAGCGCCGCCGGGTTCTTGAAGGAATGGAAATCGCCCCACGAGGTGTGGAACTTCCCCGTGTGGCTCAGGCACTCGAGCCCGAGGGTGCGGGCGTAGCGCATGGTGATGGGGAAGTGCAGATATCCCCAACCGCCGCTGGGCAGGGACTCCAGCTCGAAGTGGGTGTAGGCGTCCATCACGGCCCGATGGCGCGGCCCAATGTGGCCCGCGTTGTAGAAGATGGTGCATTCCTGGTTGAATCGTCGCACGAACGCGGTCAGATCGCGCTTGAAGCGGTTGATGACCTCCAGCCCGTATCGGCGGCGGGCGATGGGGTCGGTGGGATCCAGCCCCTCGGCCTCCATGCCGGCCCGGCAATACCGGCATGAGCAGTCCTGAGGCTGCACGATGTCGAAGAAGAAGCCGTCCACGGGCATCGTCTCCAGGATCTCCTGGACGTGGGCCTTGATGAACTCGACGTAGGGGGTGTTCAGGCAGATCTGGCGATAGAACCCGGCCTCGTAGGGCGGCGTGCCGCGCGGGCAGCCGTGCTCATCGATCACCAGCCACTCCGGGTGCTCCGTGGCCGTGTAATGATCCCACTGGATGGTGGTGTAGATGGGCACGCGGATGCCGCGCGCGTGGCAGGCCCGGATCTGCTCCCGGAGCAGGTCACATGCCAGATGGGGATGCCGCCGCTCGGGGAACGTCTGCGTGTCGAAATAGATCCAGCCGTGGTGCCCCCGGGCGAAGCAGGTGATGGAGTTCACCCGCGCCCTCTCCAGGGTAGCCGCGAACTCCTCGGGATCGAACTCGGCGCCGATCCCCGCGATGTGCTCGCTGGTGTGGAAGTCCAGATGAATCTGGCGGAAACGCAATTCAAAGGCGCTCATGATTGGCTCCTCCCTGTGGATGCAGCTGCTCCGCGCTGATGATTCAACCGCTCTAACTGACGTGCCAACTCCTCGATGTAACGACCATTCTCCAGTTTCGTCCGCCAGTCGGCAGGGATTGCGTCCGCTCCGAGGTACGCCCCGGAAATGGCACAGGTCATCGCCCCTAACGTGTCCCGATCGCCGCCATGGAGGACGGCACAGAAGAGGCAGGCTTCAAAGGACTTCGGGTGGCGCAGGAACGCGTACACAGCGAAGGGCATCGACTCCTGAACGGCCACGGTCTGCCCAAGGTGCCTGGCTGCTTCCGAGGCCGGGACCTCCTGCGAGATGCACGCTGCCACCAGGTGCATCTTCTCACGTATCTCCTCTGTCCGGGCGAATTCCACTAGTGATTGGATGAATGGCTCCACATGGAACGGCTCGTCCGGATCAAGCCTGACAGCCTGCGCGATAGCATAGGCTAACACGGCCGCGCCGTCTATCCCCACGGGATGGGCATGGGTGACGACGGCTGAGGCACGCGCCATCTCGTAGAGATCGGGCACATCATGGAAGAAGAGGCCCACCGGCGCGATGCGCATGGCCGCGCCGTTGCCAAAGGACCCCTGGCCGCCGAAGAGACGCCGCGCTGCCTCACTGTACGAGAGGCCGTACCGCTCCACCAGGGCGAACACCGTGGGCGGCCCGGAGGCATATCCTCGCCATGGTTCACGATGGAAGTTCGCCCGGAAGGTATCCCCCAGGTGCTGCTCGTCAAGCCCCCCTCGCTCGATAATGGACTCCGCCACGCCAATGGCCATGGCCGTATCATCTGTATACCTGAGGATATCCGCCTGGGCGATCACGGCGCGCAGTCGTGCCCCATCCCGATATCGGAAGGCCAGCTCCCCGATGGCGTCGCCCAGGGCGCTTCCCACCATGCCGCCCACAAACTTGGCGATCCGATCCACCCGCCCCATGACGGCTACCTATCTCATCTTGTGAGCCGGGCCTTCAGCGCGTCGATGAGATGCGGCTCCGGATCGACTGGCAACGAGATCAGCTGATGGTGCAGCGCGCTCATGTAGATGCCGAGGATGATGTTGAACTGAATCAACGAGGCCGCCAGATTCGTCGGGTGGACCCTGGATTCGTCTTCCAACCAGTCGAAGACGGCTTCGGTCAACCCCGCCTGGCCGAGGATATCTTCATCGGCGTAGTTGTGAAAGCCCTGCTCGAGAGTGCCGTCGGCGCCGGTCCGCTCCCATCCCTTCATCGTCCAATGCACCAGGCCGCGCGTGCCATAGACAGCGATCCGCTTATGCGTGTGGACAGGGCCTTCCCTCACCGCGGGTGCATTCTTCCCGCACAGGAGCTGGGCGCGAACGCCGTTCGCAAAGGCAATGCTGGCGACGCACTGGTCGGGGGCATAATGACCCTTCGTTCCCTTCAATCCCTCAGCGCCCGCGACCTGTCCGAACACGGCGATCGGCCTGGCCCCGCCGTTGAAAGCGCTGATGAGCTCAAGGATGTGGGTGCCCTGATAAGCCAGGTTCATGCGCGCGCTGGCCTCCAGAAAGCGGATCTCCCCGATGTGTCCCTCCCGCACGTACCGTTCCAGCTCCAGCCGCCGCGGGTGAAAGTGAAGCTGATGATTGACGCATATCTTGGTCCGGGTGGCCGCCTGGAGTTCACAAAGGGCGCGGTAGTCCTCGCCCTGGATGGCGATGGGCTTTTCGACGATCACGGCGGGAACGCCATACTCACTGGCGATGGTCAGCGCATCCACACGATGCGTCGGCTGCGTCACGATATGCACGACATCCGGCCGCTCCTTTTGGAGCATCTGAGCGAAGTCCGTATAGCGCGCCGCAATCCCGAAACGGGAACCCAGGCTTTCGACTTTCTCCTCGTGCCGGTCACAGATGGCGATCAGCTTCCCTCGCTTGACGTGCTGATACGCCTCGATGTGCCCGATCGCGCGCGGGCCGCACCCGAGCAACGCACATTTGTAGGTCATGGCATCTCCCCCAGTAGCTCACTCCCACGGCTTGAGGATGATCTTGGCGCTCTGGTGAGAGGCCGAGATCTCGAACGCCTCCTGGATCCTGCTCATCGGGATGACGTGGCTGACGAGGAGATCGATCAGCGGGGATTCCTGAATCACCTTCATGACCTGGGCGAAGTCAGCCAGGTTGTAGTGCCACGAGCCGATCACGGTAAGCCCCTTGCGGATCATGTCCGGGCTGACCCGAATACTCAGGTCGTCGTGGCACTCGCCGATGAAGGCGACCCGGCCGCGCCGCCGCGTGGCATCGATGCAGAGCCGTTCGGCCTGCACACTACCGGAGCAATCGAGCGCGGCATCGACGCCTCTGCCACCTGTCATATCCCGGATCGCCTCCAACAGATGAGCGTCAGCCGGATCGAGCACGGCGGCCACGCCCATGGCGCGAGCCCGCTCCGCCCGCCACGGCTCCGGCTCCACGACGACGACCCGAGCCCCTCGGAAGCGAGCGTTGACGATGGCACCCAGCCCAACCGGTCCGGCCCCTGTAATCAGGACAGTATCGAAGGCGCTCAGGCCCATGCGCTGGAACGCGCCGAAGGAAGGGCCCAGGGCGCAGCAGGCCAGGGAGGCGCGCTCGTAGGACATTCCGTCCGGGATCTTGGGCAAGAGCCAGGACGGCTTCAACAGGTATTGGGCCATGGTGGCACTGCCCTCCAGGCTGCCATGGACCTGCGCGAAGTCGGGGGCGTGCTCGCAATAGATGTAGTCGCCGGAGACGCATAACCTGCACTGCCCGCAGCCAGACAAAGGCATGACGACCACCCGATCGCCGACGTTGACGCGCCCCGGCTGGGCCACGGCCACCACCTCCCCGGCGGCCTCGTGCCCCAGATATTCCACCTTTCGTCCGGCCACGAAACTCTTGTACTCCGCGCACATGGGGGCCGCGTGAACCTTGACGAGAACCCAGTCCTCCTTGGGCTGTGGATCCGGTACATCGACCAGAGCGGCCCGGCGTTTCCCGAGTATGACGGCTTTTTTCATCTCACCACCCTGCGCTATCTCAAGTATTCCCGCCACGTGTATCGTGGCTCCCAGCCGAAGGCCTGACGCGCCTTCTCACAACTGAAGAAGGCCTGATGGCCCTCCAACTTGCGCACCTTGGGCAGTAGATCCGGACGGAAGCGCTCGATCAGCTCCATTGACGGCTCCAGGGCCGTGGTATCCGGCCCGTTCAGGAAGTACACGTCATGAGGCGGCAACGTCTCGGCCGCCTCCATGATCATGCGGTGCATACGCGCCACGTCCTCGCTGGCCACCCAACCCCAGAGCCACGGGTTCCACTCCGTCGCCGGTTGGGCGCTCTCCGCCATCGCCTTGCGTCGCTCCGGCGGGCAGATGCCGGACGGCCGCGTGACGTAGGTCCGGATGCCGTAAGCCCGGGTGAAGGATGCCAGCAGTTCCTCCCCAGCCAGCTTGGAGTAGGAGTAGGAGTCCTCGACCGCGGTGGGGTGCTCCTCGTCGATGGGGAGATACTGAATGGGGAAGGGCTCGTCGCTGATGCGGTAGCCGTGCCCCAAAGCGCAGTTGCTGCCGGACATGACGACGACCTGCACACCGGCCTGCACCGCGGCCTGCATGAGGTAGTAGGTCCCTAGAATGTTGGTGCGCATCGTGGCGTCGAAGGGCGGGAGGTCCCGGCCGCTCGCCTCCATCTCGGCCCGGATCTGGGGATGGTCCGTCGGATAGGGCATGGCACCTAAATGCTGGATGACCTGCACACCCTCCACGGCGCCCAGGCAATCATCGTAGCTGTTCAGATCCCCCTGAATCCAGGGCAGGTGAGCCCGATCCTCCGGCGGGCGGGTTCGGGAGAAGAGCACGACCTCGTAGTCGCCCTCCAGCTCCCTGGCGACGTATTTCGCCAGCCGGCCGCTGCCTCCGGTTATCAGCACCTTCATGAGATTCCTCCAGATACGTAAGCTACGGGGATTGGAGATGGCTTTCGCGGTTTTCCCCCGGAGCGTGTCTGAAAAGTGCGACAGGAACCACCAAGGCACTAAGACCCTAAGCTATAGAGAAGGCAGAAGTGCATTATGGAGGGCCTACCAAGTTTAAGAAGGGACCTCGACATATTCCTCTTGATGCTCTCCTTGGTGTCTTGGTGGCTTCGTGGTGTGTTTTC
The DNA window shown above is from Chloroflexota bacterium and carries:
- a CDS encoding zinc-binding dehydrogenase, translating into MKKAVILGKRRAALVDVPDPQPKEDWVLVKVHAAPMCAEYKSFVAGRKVEYLGHEAAGEVVAVAQPGRVNVGDRVVVMPLSGCGQCRLCVSGDYIYCEHAPDFAQVHGSLEGSATMAQYLLKPSWLLPKIPDGMSYERASLACCALGPSFGAFQRMGLSAFDTVLITGAGPVGLGAIVNARFRGARVVVVEPEPWRAERARAMGVAAVLDPADAHLLEAIRDMTGGRGVDAALDCSGSVQAERLCIDATRRRGRVAFIGECHDDLSIRVSPDMIRKGLTVIGSWHYNLADFAQVMKVIQESPLIDLLVSHVIPMSRIQEAFEISASHQSAKIILKPWE
- a CDS encoding Gfo/Idh/MocA family oxidoreductase, which codes for MTYKCALLGCGPRAIGHIEAYQHVKRGKLIAICDRHEEKVESLGSRFGIAARYTDFAQMLQKERPDVVHIVTQPTHRVDALTIASEYGVPAVIVEKPIAIQGEDYRALCELQAATRTKICVNHQLHFHPRRLELERYVREGHIGEIRFLEASARMNLAYQGTHILELISAFNGGARPIAVFGQVAGAEGLKGTKGHYAPDQCVASIAFANGVRAQLLCGKNAPAVREGPVHTHKRIAVYGTRGLVHWTMKGWERTGADGTLEQGFHNYADEDILGQAGLTEAVFDWLEDESRVHPTNLAASLIQFNIILGIYMSALHHQLISLPVDPEPHLIDALKARLTR
- a CDS encoding NAD(P)-dependent oxidoreductase, with protein sequence MKVLITGGSGRLAKYVARELEGDYEVVLFSRTRPPEDRAHLPWIQGDLNSYDDCLGAVEGVQVIQHLGAMPYPTDHPQIRAEMEASGRDLPPFDATMRTNILGTYYLMQAAVQAGVQVVVMSGSNCALGHGYRISDEPFPIQYLPIDEEHPTAVEDSYSYSKLAGEELLASFTRAYGIRTYVTRPSGICPPERRKAMAESAQPATEWNPWLWGWVASEDVARMHRMIMEAAETLPPHDVYFLNGPDTTALEPSMELIERFRPDLLPKVRKLEGHQAFFSCEKARQAFGWEPRYTWREYLR
- a CDS encoding beta-galactosidase, which gives rise to MSAFELRFRQIHLDFHTSEHIAGIGAEFDPEEFAATLERARVNSITCFARGHHGWIYFDTQTFPERRHPHLACDLLREQIRACHARGIRVPIYTTIQWDHYTATEHPEWLVIDEHGCPRGTPPYEAGFYRQICLNTPYVEFIKAHVQEILETMPVDGFFFDIVQPQDCSCRYCRAGMEAEGLDPTDPIARRRYGLEVINRFKRDLTAFVRRFNQECTIFYNAGHIGPRHRAVMDAYTHFELESLPSGGWGYLHFPITMRYARTLGLECLSHTGKFHTSWGDFHSFKNPAALQYEVFRMLALGAKCLIGDQLHPSGKIDPHVYELVGSVYREVERKEPWCKGAKPVAEIGVFTPEEFAGAGPWELPPAIMGATRMLTEGAHQFDILDSASDLSRYKVLILPDHIPVAEAFAAKLEAYLADGGALIASFESGMNEEKTDFTLKALGVRMRDEGPRDLSGRLVRGRHFPQNDYAEYILPRGELGRGLPETEHVMYMKGMEVDALPGAEVLAPVVKPYFYRTYKHFCSHRQTPSSGEVDGPGVVRNGRAIYFAHPIFSQYNQNAPRWCKVLFLNALEMLLSDPLVRHDGPTTLEVAVNEQAAEGRWIVHLLHYIPERRGQDFDVIEDVIPLYNITVSVRVPEEVRAVVRVPEDEPLAFEREDGRVTFTLPKLVGHQMIALEMA